agtatcttctatcaaatttgtttaatttaaaactattaaaataatatttttaaaaacacaataaccatattataaaaatttacatttttctgtatattttatattttgaattttaaaaaatgactataaattactaaaactgttaaaagtctcacattcaaattttgcgatccatggtttaaaatttttgttatgacaaaatacaaatgattacaaaattatataagtaaaagtctaatttaattaatcattaagatttaaaatatatatgtatatatatcattctaaattaaactataaaccatattgaataaataaatattttagtttcaaaatttactttgaataattttttttataaaagttttgaactaacattgataaatttttatcaattactaaaattattaatcccacaataaaagttttgttatcagtaatttaaagtttttgccattaaaaatacacatgataaaaaaaacatatgagtagaaagcatcatttaaaaaaaaattaaaaaataaaatagacattaatattaaaaatatactatgtatgttaatatcatttaaatttaattacatatcctatcacaatttttttaaaaaatgtttggattaataaaattgatttatacgttcgcaccaatttaattatatatgtaatagttactgacttttaattattcaatatatatttattatttcataatatgtaagaacatataatacataaaataatttatatatataatgtttatctcgcgcaaggcgcagatcttaatCTAGTTAGTTGTTATAATTGAAAGAGAATTAGTTATTACAGACTTTTTGCTTCGAAATTAATATGCCAGACAAAGTGACTCAAAATTAACTACATAAGCAAATGTTGCTTACATACAACATTGCCAATTACACTAGCGTGAAATATATCGGcgttatatttatttgtatattagaAATTCAGCAACTATATAGTCTTTTGATTTGGTAAATAATATTCCTTCCTGGTTCACGACACTAATtaatacaattaaaatattacattaagctGGTAATTCATCCACTCCTCTCCGTCGATGTAGCTGTTTTCCGGCACCGGATAAACCATGTTATCGTAGTCGTCACCGTCCTCTTCAACTTTATAGTCTCCAAAAAACGACGTTTCATTGTGTTCGACGGAGACTGAAGAAGAAACTGGACTGTTGCTAGAGCCTCCTTCTACTCTTTCTGCCAATCTTTGGATCTCCCTCTCTGCATCAAAGAGTTGTTCCTTGAGCTGAAGAACCTGAGGAAGAATATGTAATGTTAAGCAACTAATCACCATGCAAAcatttgataaaatttcaaataaaaagtatttttgttaGTGGGTCTGCTCTATAGTTTTGAGTCTCATTGATAAAGACTAGTGACTATTAAAAAGATTATAGCATTGTACGGaacacataaaattattttatgttgtgTGAATGCAATGAGATAGAAAATAAATGATACCTCTGACTCAAGTCGGCACTTGTCGACAACGACGTTGTCATGTGAGCTTTTGAGTTGGTTGTACTCGTCCTCGAGCCTTTTGTTCTTCCACCGTGCACGACGGTTTTGAAACCAAACGGCAACTTGACGAGGGTCAAGCCCTAGCTCCGCCGCAAGTTTATCTTTCCTCTCCGACTCAAGCTTATGTTCATCGCAAAAGCTCATCTCCAACATGTTCATTTGCTCATCAGTAAGCTTTCTCTTCTTAAACAAGCAGTTACTTCCATCTCCGGCAGCCACCGCCCTTttgctcttcttcctccttcgCTTCGGTGGCTTCACTTCTCCTACGTACCGACCAAAAGCAAATTAGTAATTCgctaaaaatagaaacatgttagattaaagatttgattttatatttactttttagttTCTTGATGTGTATACCAAGATTTTAGATGTAGGTCTGTTGGTCGAGAACTTATTTTTTAGGAAAGACTCAAATAGATAACTCAACTGAATTGTATAACTTCTTCCAAAACTAAattggaaatttttttagatAAACTAGCTAAAAACCCCAATTgttaatttataagaaaatctattaaattttggctttatcaaaattcaaaacaaacaaaaaaatggtgTGGAAATTTCGGACAAACCCTGTGGTACTATATGAGTGTAGACATCAGGGTACAACTGAGAGATGAAAGCCATGTTATGGTCACTCGCCGTGGGGTTCATGTTCTTGTATATCTATCTCTCTCTGTTGTAATTTGTCTCACTTGTGAGCTGTGAGAAGTTGTGTTgtggaagagaaagagaaagacctGTAATTTATAAGGAGTATTGCCAAGAATGAGTTTGTAATCTATCTTTTGAAGTGTCATGTGCCTAATGTGGGCTTCTTGTCTTTGAACCAGCTCATATGTAGAACCCATTCTGCGTGACTACTAAATCGagctaagagcatctccaacgtCATTCAAtaatttactctaaaatagaatatgGAGTAAGAAATTGTTTAATTTCACTCCATTTTCCATtcgagtaatttttttttgttcattactcaACTCTCACTCCAAAAATcgattaaatttataataaatttaattttattatgaatttatcttgttttagaagaaaaaaagaattttatatGGAAATATTCTTAAGAACATGTTTGTGTCCGATGAAGTTACCTACtcctatatattatattaaataataatatgcatGCAGTTGAGAAATTTGCAATAGGAAATTGAAAAATTGAGCTAGTAAATAATGATAAGCACAAACGGAAATTAAAAATTCACCTAATCCACGTTTTGccagtaaataataaatttcacaATTTCACTAACAGAAAGGTAAAATAAAGCATACGCAGCATTTTACTTCTTTTCATTTCCTGATTTCCGAATTCTGATAATCAgtactcttttctttttggtaaaatgatAATCAGAATTTTTATACTTGAAGTAGTTGATTGTTGAAGTTCTTTGGTTTTAAAATCCAATAGAATTCCGTGGATCATTCTCTAGTGGATTATAAACATGACAAAGCTCTAAACagctaaatcctaaaccttttggttcttttaaaataaaaatttaagattctCAGTTACTCGATTAAGACACTAATCACCACCAAAATGTTTACGATCAAACATTCAATACCAAGGCACAACGTGGACGGTCCAGAAAACACTCACGTCGAGTAAAagtttaaacaaatataaatatagtcAGCCAACCTGTCTCTTTGGTTCCTTCTACATCCCAAATCACGATTAGAGCTTTAAGCACATGGTTAGCAATTAAACAAATCTTGTCACTAGCTCCTTAATTTAAGATTATAAATCTCCATTTTCGGAAACGTGGCATGTCTAATTACTCCACAGGCGTCCCTAATGACAGCTACATTGGGAGTCTTTTTCTAGATTGCTCTTGGGTTTGGCCCCATAGATTCGTGGGGTTTTCGTTTTAAcgtattgttttataaaaacaatcTCATAATCAGTCTTAATTTGttgttatatatttacaatattcTTTCTATCTCCACTCTTGCAGCTTTAAACGCGATATTGTATGTTTTCATGGTGGTCCAAGGTTATAAATAGCACAACAAGAAGTATGgtcttaataaattaataaatcttATTATAACACTAATACATATTCCGATTGGCTGCTACAAAATTATTGCATTATCCAATCAGGTAAGATCTATACTAGCTCTTAATAACTAcaataaaatagttaaataccCAAAAATGTATTAACATATTGAAATGCCTATCTTCTTTCACATTTTAATCGTATTAGAAATTCATTTACTTAACCAATAGCTGAAATTTGACCTTTCGGCTCTATTAACTATTCTCCTGATTAACAAACGAATTTAAAAATTGTAACACTATGATTGATAATTTTATGCAACTTTATATTAAGATCTTAGGTAAGCTGATAAATATTAGGTCAATTTGACTACGTTAGTTAAAAATAGTACGCTTTCAACCACGTAAAAAGAGACCAGCGGATTAGCCACTAATTAGTTTAATTGTTAATTTTGTACTTTTTAAGTTTAGAACATTTGCTAATGTAATTAAATTTGTCATGGTTTAATGGGAGAACTCTTTTGAggttcttcaatttttttttttaattttaaaagctgaattattaaatttaaattgtacaaaacttataaattattgGATTATGTTCTCTTTTGTAAcaagttttttattgttttccaCCTGCAAAAAATACTGATCAGAGACAATACacacaataaaaacaaagagaacatAATCATAtgaacaaacaaatataataaatagacgtTGGGTTAAACTCAGAGCAAGCCATGCATAACGTTGGGTTATATTCATTGTTAAACCAAGTGTTCTTCACAAAAAACAACCGCGAAAGCAAAAGATGTTGGGTTTGCAACATCATTCCAGCACAGACCAAGACAACATGTTAAAGCTTACTTACTTTACCACCACATCTAAACTTCAGAACACCtaaaaataaaacaaccaaGCAAAGTAATGAAAGAGAGAAGCAAGTGTCTGATGAAAGCATATCTAGAAAACATACTTTTCAGAGCAAAGACTCCAACACCAAAGGCTAAACCGCCTGGTATTAGAGGATGAGATGCAGCAACGTTTACACCATCTGCATACAAACATTGAATCATCACATGACGTTAAGATAACAACAACGAGAGCAAATCAAAGCACTGAGTGTAGAAACAGACCTTTGATCTTAGTAATCACCATATGCTCGTAAACGTTATACTCAGAAACAATCTCTCTAATAGAATCCTATATCACAAACACTCAAATTCGTTCAGAGGATGAACAAAGCGCTCTCGATTGTCTACTAACCTCAGGAATGATCCGAATAAGAAATCATAAAGACCTAAAGAGACTGAGAAACACTAGAAACAAGGGAACTTCTTCTCCTTGCTCGGCATCGCCACTAAATGAATCTCCGTATCTCCCAGCAACACCACCGCAGTCTGTTAATGACCAAATCAAACTTCAAATTACTGAATCACTTCTACCAATTATGGAGAAATGAATAATCGATTAAATGCTGCTACCTTCAATTCATGGAAGCAGATTGCGTGGAGACGCATGCATCAACTCGGGAGGTTTGATCGGAGCGGAGGACTCGAGCTTGCAACGAACGGAGCGGAGGAGGAAGAAAACGATTGATTTCGCCTATGGAGCGGAGGAGGACAAGCTGACGAACGGAGCGGTCGAACGCTTGCAACGAACGGAGCGGAGAAGGACAAGCCGACGAAGGAGAGAGTCATAGATGAGAGGTCGAATAACACCATGACAGATAGGTCTCTTAACAACACTAAAAGTCCCGAAATACACAGCGGTTctctgacttttaattatttttcatttatttttatttttcttttccttaaaaCCCCTCCTTTAGAAACTTCgatggagatggtctaagacGGCAACCATCATATCATATCAGTTACAATTGAAAATtcctacaaaaaaatatatcccTACAAGTAAATAGTTATGTATATAGACGCACATGCACACTATACACTCATGCATAAAGACGCTTATCCATTTAGAGATCAAAAATACATACTTCGATGTACTATGAAACAATTCAAAGAAAAAACGTCTCAGTCTATCAAACTTAAGCTCGGATATTGATATGGATACAAAAACTGAGATCGAGAGaaagatacatatttatataaaaagattGATGATGATCACTTGAAAATATTTAcgcatactaattaataattatacatgTAAAATCAAACTACTGTATAATTGAATCgcaaaaaacatgaaaatcttTATGTCAAATACGACACGAGTGAGACACTGGAGTTAGTTTCAACAACTATTCTAAGCAACTTAACATTtgtaaccaaaaagaaaaactattctAGACTTGATTATACATTTAAACATTGTTTGTAGGTTGATAGATTTCTAATCTATAAATAGCAAAGTGTTGACAAAAATAAACCCAATATGAAATAAACCTATATTAAATAGGCTTCTAATAGATATCACACAGGCTAAAAACTATAAAGACCAATAACAGGTCATAGACTTGTATAGTATGAAACCAACAAATTTGGCCCAACTCAATATTGATCGAAAGTTACACAGGGCCGTTTTGGCTGACCTGATTAATGATCTGGTGACTGTTAATCACGGTAATTACTAAAGTGgtgattgtttatttacttactGTTTTTAATACAATTTCATTCTAAAGACGAAAATATTTGCACAACTCTAATTGATTAGAATAGCATTGACTCtgaataaataaatgtaaatagttatgaatgaaaataaaaaaattgtgatattTGGATGTATTTATGTCCTAGCTTCATAGGCCATAGAAAAGAAatctaactttttttattaagatataacaaatccATAAAAGAATTGTGAACATTTTAGATAATGACAAAAGATCttgcataaaaacataaaatgtgCACTTTCttaatttctatatttctatatGAGAGTAAATTTGTTCTCGGAAGCGAACAAAAAAGATTAATTTCACAAGCTAGGTTAGAGCATCTGCAATGGAACactattttatcttttatattttacacaaaaatagagtaactctattatagaattgaATTTGCTCCGAtggtttactctattatagagtaatgttattttttactccaaatatagagtaaaaaagcAACATTTccctatatttcactctattatagtaTAACTCTATTATATAGTGAACCATTTGAGCAAAtctaactctataatagagttattctattttagtgtaaaatatagagaaaataatagtgttccattggagatggtcttatagACCaatttttttgaccaaaaagaCCAATTTTAATCATACGACATTgactctttttattatttttctatatgaaaCATTTGTTTAGAGCCAGAGGAGTCGAGAGATCATTTGTTTTTAGCTTGCCTTTACACATATGGATTATGGTTGCAGGTTATTGGATTTTTGCTGAGAACAGCTCATACGCCTGATTGGATAGAAATTTTGGCTAGGATTCTTGGTTCTGCGCTTGACAGACTCACCTATATTCTTCTGAGTTTAGCTTTTCAAATGACCATTTATTATATCTGGCGTGATAGGAATGAACGAAGGCATACGCAGAAAACTCGTCCAGCACATCAACTTGCAAAACTGATTGACAAAACCATTAGGCAACATATTATATCGACGCGTTACTACGAGAAGAGACTGCTTGAGGGTTTGCTTCAGCGATGGTTTGGAGCCTACATTGGGCAATTATAGGAGTTAAAAGATGCTTAATACTCTACAAGTTTATTTGtaaataactattatttttttgatgatcaataaatttaatatttcattaaaaaaacatataaatttcttttttctaGAAAACTTATAAAATGG
The window above is part of the Brassica napus cultivar Da-Ae chromosome C3, Da-Ae, whole genome shotgun sequence genome. Proteins encoded here:
- the LOC106384669 gene encoding homeobox-leucine zipper protein ATHB-40-like codes for the protein MNPTASDHNMAFISQLYPDVYTHIVPQGEVKPPKRRRKKSKRAVAAGDGSNCLFKKRKLTDEQMNMLEMSFCDEHKLESERKDKLAAELGLDPRQVAVWFQNRRARWKNKRLEDEYNQLKSSHDNVVVDKCRLESEVLQLKEQLFDAEREIQRLAERVEGGSSNSPVSSSVSVEHNETSFFGDYKVEEDGDDYDNMVYPVPENSYIDGEEWMNYQLNVIF